The following coding sequences lie in one Haladaptatus sp. DJG-WS-42 genomic window:
- a CDS encoding transcriptional regulator, whose product MKTVQTGIEILDRKLGGGIPAGSLVALVAPPASQSELILFELTATRETLYLTTARSTEAVRDALTRTNTRVGSPTIKEVEADAPIDHALRLIRQLPEGANLIIDPIDVLEEDGGIRYRNFLNDVQTHMMNIGGIAFLHCLSGRAVPPMRDTTEYMADLVFTLAMDVKSDSIETRLTIPKFRGGVVTGDVIKLQLADRVAIDTSRDIA is encoded by the coding sequence GTGAAGACCGTTCAAACGGGTATCGAGATTCTGGACCGAAAACTCGGAGGCGGAATCCCGGCCGGGAGTCTTGTCGCGCTCGTTGCGCCACCCGCGAGTCAATCAGAGTTAATTCTCTTTGAGCTGACCGCGACGCGCGAGACGCTGTATCTCACGACTGCACGGTCTACGGAGGCCGTCCGCGATGCCCTTACGCGTACGAACACCCGGGTTGGGTCGCCAACCATCAAGGAAGTCGAGGCAGACGCACCGATTGACCACGCCCTCCGACTGATTCGTCAGTTGCCAGAGGGCGCAAATCTCATCATCGACCCCATCGACGTGTTGGAGGAAGATGGCGGGATCCGGTATCGAAACTTCCTGAACGACGTGCAGACGCACATGATGAACATCGGCGGCATTGCCTTCTTACACTGCCTCAGTGGGCGTGCCGTTCCACCGATGCGCGACACCACCGAATACATGGCCGATCTCGTGTTCACGCTCGCAATGGACGTGAAAAGCGACAGTATCGAAACGCGCCTCACGATTCCGAAATTCCGTGGCGGCGTGGTGACCGGCGACGTCATCAAGCTCCAGTTGGCAGACCGGGTCGCAATCGACACCAGCCGCGACATCGCCTAA
- a CDS encoding NAD+ synthase, with product MTDTQTVDAGKRIDLSFTEQELEAHREHITQFIRDQVRAAGVDGAVLGLSGGIDSTLTAHLAVEALGTENVHGLVLPSEVNAADNMSDAERVAQLLEIEYDVIEINPIVDAFLAAVPEAKDDQLAAGNVRVRTRAVLNYLVANHESRLVLGTGNRSEALVGYFTKYGDGAVDCHPIANLYKGQVRQLARHIGVPEDLAAKTATAGMWVGQTDEEEMGVPYDTLDQVLALYVDGPLTKAQTVAALGVGDSVVDRVDELYTNSEHKRNVPPGPTSLSSL from the coding sequence ATGACAGACACGCAGACGGTTGACGCCGGAAAGCGTATCGACCTCTCGTTCACCGAACAGGAACTAGAGGCACACCGCGAACACATCACCCAGTTCATCCGCGACCAAGTGCGCGCTGCGGGCGTCGACGGAGCCGTGCTTGGCCTTTCTGGCGGCATCGATTCGACGCTCACCGCCCACCTCGCCGTCGAGGCACTCGGCACAGAGAACGTCCACGGCCTCGTCCTCCCGAGTGAGGTGAACGCCGCGGACAACATGAGCGACGCAGAGCGCGTTGCCCAACTGCTCGAAATCGAGTACGACGTCATCGAAATCAATCCGATTGTGGACGCGTTCTTGGCTGCCGTTCCAGAAGCCAAAGACGACCAACTCGCCGCCGGGAACGTCCGCGTTCGCACGCGGGCGGTGCTCAACTACCTCGTGGCGAACCACGAATCGCGGCTCGTCCTCGGCACGGGCAACCGCTCTGAGGCGCTCGTTGGCTACTTCACGAAGTACGGCGACGGCGCGGTTGACTGCCACCCGATTGCGAATCTGTATAAGGGACAGGTGCGCCAACTCGCCCGCCATATCGGCGTGCCAGAAGACCTCGCCGCGAAAACCGCGACCGCAGGAATGTGGGTTGGCCAGACCGACGAGGAGGAGATGGGCGTCCCCTACGACACCTTAGACCAGGTGCTCGCACTCTACGTCGATGGCCCGCTCACCAAGGCGCAGACGGTAGCGGCGCTCGGCGTGGGTGACTCGGTCGTCGACCGCGTTGACGAACTGTATACGAACAGCGAGCACAAGCGCAACGTCCCGCCGGGACCAACGTCCCTTTCTTCGCTCTAA
- a CDS encoding MFS transporter: protein MTPDVAEHGSLSASIRNLWSNGRGPILVSISFGWFLVYGLRAAIPALLPQIKTTFALSNAAAGLAYSALWVGYAVSQFPAGLLVDRLGERTLLGASMGLTALAIVGLAAAPLFGILVAASAILGLAMGLYGPPRGTLLSAVYDKSDGTAIGVTLSAGSIGGAVLPFLAGVLVVTVGWRATLGLTVPLFLLTGLYVWRVVPHARSAAVGGDGRSVAGDMDGIISGVLTRPVIITVIAVTLLILSFQGFAAFFPTYLTEAKGLDQGTAAGLYGLIFLAAAVAQPLAGGIADAYNDRIVLVASAAIAAVPLFILPFVSGLIPLAILAVVMGVRLGGYPVTNAYIIRLLPDEVQGAAWGLVRTVFFLMSASGPALVGILSDTSGFETTFLVLGVVTVLAAVAYGLLPAPGTYGTR, encoded by the coding sequence ATGACCCCCGACGTTGCAGAACATGGCTCCCTCAGCGCGAGCATCCGAAACCTGTGGAGCAACGGCCGGGGCCCGATTCTCGTCTCCATCTCGTTCGGCTGGTTTCTCGTCTACGGCCTTCGGGCCGCGATTCCCGCGTTGCTCCCGCAGATTAAGACGACGTTCGCGCTCTCCAACGCGGCCGCTGGACTCGCCTACTCCGCGCTCTGGGTTGGCTACGCCGTGTCGCAATTTCCTGCCGGACTGCTCGTAGACCGCCTCGGCGAGCGAACGCTGCTCGGGGCGAGTATGGGCCTCACCGCACTCGCCATCGTCGGGCTTGCGGCCGCCCCGCTGTTTGGCATCCTCGTCGCAGCGAGTGCAATACTCGGCCTCGCCATGGGACTCTACGGCCCACCGCGCGGGACGCTGCTCTCTGCGGTGTACGACAAAAGCGACGGGACGGCGATTGGCGTGACGCTCTCTGCGGGCAGTATTGGCGGCGCAGTGCTCCCATTTCTCGCTGGCGTCCTCGTCGTGACTGTCGGCTGGCGCGCGACGCTTGGCCTCACCGTCCCGCTGTTTCTCCTCACCGGCCTCTACGTCTGGCGAGTCGTTCCCCACGCCCGGTCGGCGGCGGTTGGCGGCGACGGCCGGAGCGTTGCAGGCGACATGGACGGCATCATCAGCGGCGTGCTGACTCGCCCGGTCATCATCACGGTGATTGCCGTCACGCTGTTGATTCTGAGTTTTCAAGGGTTCGCCGCCTTCTTCCCAACCTACCTGACAGAGGCAAAAGGCTTAGACCAAGGGACCGCCGCCGGACTCTACGGACTGATATTCCTCGCCGCGGCGGTGGCTCAGCCGCTCGCCGGAGGGATTGCTGATGCCTACAACGACCGCATCGTCCTCGTCGCCTCAGCCGCCATCGCCGCGGTGCCGCTGTTCATCTTGCCGTTCGTCTCCGGCCTCATCCCGCTCGCCATCCTCGCGGTCGTGATGGGCGTCCGACTCGGTGGGTATCCCGTGACCAACGCCTACATCATTCGCCTCCTCCCCGACGAGGTACAGGGGGCGGCGTGGGGCCTCGTGCGCACGGTGTTCTTCCTCATGAGCGCCTCCGGCCCGGCGCTCGTTGGCATTCTCAGCGACACATCCGGCTTCGAGACGACGTTTCTCGTCCTCGGCGTGGTGACGGTCCTCGCCGCCGTTGCCTACGGCTTGTTGCCCGCTCCCGGAACCTATGGCACGCGATGA